The nucleotide sequence GCCGTGCCGCCGACGAGCAGCAACTCACGTGCACCGATGGCGGCGGCCACGTGCGCGGCGAGCGTGTCGGCATTCACGTTCAGCACGCCATCGCCTGCGGACACGCCGAGACTGGCAATCACGGGCACGTAGCCTCCTGCGACCAGGTGCGACACGACGTTGGCGTCGGCCGTGGCGTCGGGTTCGCCGACCAGTTCGAGATCCACCTGTTCACCGGCGGCGGTCACGTGTGCCGCCACGCGCGTCGATCGCGCGAGCGCCGCATCGACGCCCGTCAGGCCGACAGCCTTCAGACCGAGACCGACAAGGTGCGCCACGAGCCGCGTGTTGATCGTGCCCGCGAGCACCGCGACCACGGCGTCGAGCGTGCGCGCGTCGGTGATGCGCAAGCCATCCACCGATCGCTTCGCCACGCCGCGACGCGCGAGCTCCGCGTCGATCTCGCGCCCGCCGCCGTGCACGACCACGAGCGGGCCCTGCGCGGCGATGGTCACGAGCGCCTCGCCGACCGCGGCGATCCGCTCCGGCGTCTCGACGAGTTCGCCGCCGAACTTCACGAGCACCGGCGCGGTGCTCACAGCAGCCCTTCCTCGATCGGCAGGCCGTACATCAGGTTGAACTGCTGGACGGCCTGACCGGCCGCGCCCTTCAGCAGGTTGTCGAGCACAGCCACGACGATCAGGCGGCCCGTCACTTCATCCACCTTCCAGCCGATGTCGCAGAAGTTCGTGTGCGCGACGTGCTTGATCTCGGGCAGTCGATCGCCGGTGAGCCGCACGAAGAACGCGTCGGCGTACGCGGCGGTCATCGCCTCCTGCACCTGTGCGGCCGTGACGCCCGGCGTCAACCGCGCATACGTCGTCGACAGGATGCCGCGATCGAGGGGCACGAGGTGCGGCGTGAACGTGACGCGCAGGCCGAGCGCCTGTTCCATCTCCGGCGTGTGCCTGTGACCGAACAGCGCGTACGCCGCCACGCTGCCGTGGTTCTCCGAGAAATGCGTGCGCTCGCTCGCACCCTTGCCGGCCCCGGAGACGCCGGACTTGGCGTCGACGATGACGTCGCCCTGCAGCAGGTTCGCCTGCGTGAGCGGCAGGAGTGACAACAGGGCGGCAGTCGGGTAGCAGCCAGGGCAGGACACCAGTCGCGCCGACGGCAGGAGCGCCGCGTCGAACTCCGGCAGGCTGTACACGGTGCCGTCGGGCATCGGGTCCGGCGTGGACGGATAGAACCGCGACCGCAGGGCCGGATCCTTCAGGCGGAAGGCACCCGACATGTCGATCACGCGATGCCCGCGCGCCAGCAGTTCGGTCGCGCTCGTAGCCGCGAAGGCTTCCGGGGTTCCGAGGAACACGACGTCGCAGCCTGCGAGCGCGTCGGGGCTGTAAGCCGTGACCTGTCCGTCCCAGATGCGCGCCAGGCCCGGCAGGGTGCGGGGCTGATCGGCTTGACTCGATCCGAGCGCGACCTTCAGGTCGGCCGCCGGGTGTCTGGCGAGGAGTCGCACGAGTTCCTGGCCGCCGTATCCCGTGGCGCCCACCACTCCGACTCCGATGCGTTGCGTCCCCTCAGTCATGTGAATACTTATGCAGAAAGACGCCAAGTATGGCGCTGTGGTCAGACAACTGCAAGAGAAATCTTTCAGGTGATTACAGCGGCATACGCGCAGGGCTGGCGCGGCCGCCCCGTCGTGCTAGACTGCATATCTCTGCATAATGATGAAAGGCACGAGACACGGCGTCATCCGTGACGTCATCCAGCGTGAGAGCATCACCAGCCAGGAGATGCTGCGGCAGCGGTTGCGGGCCGAGGGCGTCGAGGTCACGCAGGCGACGCTGTCGCGCGACTTGCGCGAGATGGGCGTCGTCAAGCGGGCCAGCGACGGGGCGTATCAGCGGCTCGTGGCGGGCAGCCTGTCGGCGGGCGATGCGATCGGTGCGCTCCAGCGCACCACCGCAGAGTTCCTGCTGCGCGTGGATCGGTCCGAGCAGCTCGTGGTGCTGCGGACCGACTCCGGGCAGGCGGCATTGCTGGCCATCGCGATCGATCGTGCGGCGCTGACCGAGGTGCTCGGCACCGTGGCTGGCGACGACACCATCCTGGTGATCTGCCGAGGCGCGGAGGCGGCCGAGGCGTTCCTGCAACGACTCGAGACGTGGCGCTCCGGCGCATCGCTTCGCGTGGCGGCGTTCCGGTAAGGACGGAAACGACACATGACACAGCAACGGGTGGTGCTCGCCCATGCGGGCGATGCCGCCACGCTCTGCGCGATTCCCTGGCTCGCGCGAGAGGCGGAAGTGGTCACCGTGACGGTGGACGTCGGGCAGGGCGAGAGCCTGCTGGCCGTGCGCGAACGTGCGCTCGAAGCGGGCGCGGTCCGCGCGCACGTGCTCGACGCGCGCGACGCCTTCGCGCAGGACGCCGTGCTCCCGGCGCTGCGCGCGGGCGCGATCGGTTTCGACGGCGATCCGCACGCCGCGGTACTCGCGCTCCCCATCGTGGCGTCGCAGGTGGCCATCGTGGCAGCGATGGAGCAGGCCGACGCGCTCGCGCATGGCGGCAGCGGCCAGGCGGCCGCACGCATGTCTCGATTGCTGGCGGCCGTGTCGCGCATCCCGGTGCTGCCGGGCGTGGAGACGATGCCGGTCGACGCGCGGCAGGCGGCAGTCAGAGTGCTGCAACTCGATACGGAGGCGGGACCCGTCGCCCGCGCCACGCTCTGGGGCCGCTCGATCGCCGTCGACGGATCGCTCGACGCCCCGCTGGACGAGGCGAAGTTCTCGCAGACGCGTGCGGCACTCCGTGCCTCGGAGGCTCCGGCCACCGTGGAGATCGGCTTCGACGCCGGCACGCCGCGTCGCGTGAACGGCGTGACGATGTCGCTCGTCGAGTTGCTGAGCAGTCTCGATACGATCGCGGCGGCGCACGGCGTGGGCCGCGTGGACGTGCTCGTGCCCGAAGGCAATGGCGTGCGACGGGAAGTGGCCGAAGCGCCGGCTGCGACCGTGCTCCAGATCGCCTTCCGCGAACTCGAATCCCTCACGATGCCCTGGTCGCTCCGCACGCTCCGTCGTCGTCTCGCCGAAACGTACGTCGACCTGCTGCGCACCGGCGACTGGCACGGCGCCACGCGCGACGCCATCGACGCCCTCGCCGACAGGGCCCTGCGTCACGCCACGGCCACGATCCGCTTACGCTTCTACAAAGGCAGCGTGCAGGTGGTGGGGCGGAATGCCGAATGACGAATGCCGAATGGCGAATGCCGGGAACGTCCTTCAAGCCGTAAGCTGTGACTGAATCAATGTCGAATCTGTGGTCGGGTCGTTTTGCCAGTGCTCCGGATCAGGACGTGTTCGCGTTCGGGGCGTCGTTTGCCTTCGACCGTCGTCTCTTCGACGACGATGTGGAGGGGAGTCGGGCGTGGTCGGAGGCGTTGCTGCGGGCGGGTGTCCTGTCCGCCGACGAGCAGCGCGCGCTCGACGAGGCGCTGACGGCGCTGCGCGAGGCGGCCGCCGCCGATCCCGCGTTCGTGTCGGGAGACGATGAGGACGTCCACGCGTTCGTCGAACGTCAGCTCGTGGCGCGTGTCGGCGCAACGGGCAAGCGTCTGCATACTGGACGTTCGCGCAACGAACAGGTGTCCCTCGACCTGCGCCTCTATCTCCGTCGCCGCATACGTGATCTGCAACGGCGCCTGCTGTCGCTCGTCGAGGCGTTCTGCGCGCGTGCGGCCGAAGCCGGAGACGCGCCGCTGCCGGCGTACACGCACCTGCGCCGCGCGCAGCCCGTGCTCGAAGCGCACTACTGGCTCGCGCACGCGTCGGCGTTCCGACGTGCGTGCGAGCGGTTCGATGCCGTCTACGCCGAAGCCGACGCGTTGCCGCTCGGCTCTGGCGCCATCGCCGGCAACTCCTTCCCGATCGACGTCGAGTTCCTTCGCACGCGTCTCGGGTTCTCGCGCGTCGTGGCCAACAGCATGGACACGGTGGCCGATCGCGACTTCGTGTCGAGCTTCCTCCACGCGTGCGCGCTCGTGATGATTCACGTCAGCCGCCTGGCCGAGGACGTGATCGTGTACGGCTCGGAGGAGTTCGGGTTCTTCGAGCTCGACGACTCGGTGACGACGGGCAGCAGCCTGATGCCACAGAAGAAGAATCCGGATCCGATGGAGCTCGTGCGCGGCAAGACCGGACGCGTGATCGGGCGGCACACGGGGTGGCTCGTGTCGATGAAGGGCCTGCCGAGCGGATACAACAAGGATCTGCAGGAAGACAAGGAAGCGGTGTTCGACACCGAAGACACGGTGGCCGGCAGCCTCATGTCGTGCGAGGCCGTGGTGCGGACGCTGCGCGTGCGCCGCGACGTCACGCAGCGCGCGGCCGGCGGCTTCATGCTGGCCACCGACGTGGCGGACTACCTCGTGCGCAAGGGCCTGCCGTTCCGCGACGCGCACGAACTGGTCGGTGGCATGGTGCGTACACTAATCGAGCAGCGGCGCGACATCGAATCGCTCACGCCGGACGACTGGCGCTCCTTCTCGCCGCTGTTTGCCGACGATGTGGTGGAGACCGTGACGCCGCTGGCCTCGATCGGCGCGCGCCGGACGCCGCAGAGCACCGCGCCCGCCGCCGTGGCGGCTCGCCTGGCCGAGATGCAGGAGTGGATTGCGCGGCAGGGATGATGTGTTAGTATCCGGTGACCTCCTTTCCGTTGGGTCTGTCGCGGAGATCCCGACCCCCCTGGGACGTACTTCCGGGAGCTGTTGATGCAAGAACGCCGGCTTCAGCTGGGTGATGTGCTGGACGACTACTGTCCGCGCGAGAAACGCCTTACCAACCATGTGATCGTCGCGCTCGTCGGCGACGAGGTACGCACGACCCGGTGCGCGACCTGTGATTTCGAGCACGTGTACAAGGCAGGCAAGGTGCCTGTGCGCCGCAAGAAGGCCGACCCTCAGGCGGCCTTGTACAAGACCGTGCTCGACAACATCACCGGTCGCGACAGCGAGACGGGCGAACCCGTCGCGCCCGTGGCGGCTTCGGTCGACGCGCCTGCGAGCCCGCCACGCGTGGTGACTCCGTCGGCCGGGCCCGGAGGGCCGACCCTGCCAGCGCCGGCCGCGCCTGAAGAGCCGGTTTCGCCGATGGCGGCCGAGGATGATCAGCACGGAGAGCCGGCGCGCCGCGAGGAACCGGTACACCGCCACACGCTGATTCGCGCCACGCTGCCGAAGGTCGACGGACAGATCCCTGAACGCAAGCCCGCCGACTTCACGCTGTGGAACGTGTCGCGCCAGCCGCAGGGCCGGCGCGGACGTCCGCGTCCGACGCCGCAGCAGGGTCCGCTGACGTGGAGCGGATACTCGCCGTACGCCAACGGACATCCGTCGGGCAAGAATCCCCAGCAGGGACAACAGGGCGGACAGCCAGGACGTTCGCGCTCCAATCACCGGCGCGGCCGCTGAGGCCGCCAGAGGAACAGCCCGCATGTCGGACTTCTCGGGACGCACCGGCCTCATCGTCGGTGTCGCCAACAAGCGCTCGCTCGCCTGGGCGATCGCGCAGCAGGTCGACGCCGCCGGCGCCCGCCTCGTGCTCACCTACCAGAACGATCGACTGAAGGAGAACGTCGACGAACTGGCCGCGCAACTGACCACGCCGCCGATCCTCCTGCCGTGCGACGTGAGCCGCGACGAGGATCTCGTGAGCCTCGTCGAGGCGCTCGATACGCACGTCGACGGGCTCGACTTCGTCGTCCATGGCGCGTCGTTCGCGCCGCGTGAAGCGCTCTCGGCACCGTTTGTCGAAACGTCGCGAGAGGCGTTCCGCATGGCGCTCGACATCAGTGCCTACTCGCTCGTCGCCCTCGCACGCGCCACCGCACCGCTCATGGTCCGCAAGGGCGGCGGCAGTATCGTCACGCTGTCGTACCTGGGGTCCGATCGCGTGTTCCCGAACTACAACGTGATGGGCGTGGCCAAGGCGGCGCTCGAGTCGTCGGTGCGCTACCTCGCGGCCGACCTCGGCCCGCAGAACATCCGTGTCAACACGATCTCCGCTGGTCCGGTGAAGACGCTCGCCGCGTCGGGCATCTCGGGCTTCTCGGGCATCCTGCAGGTATACCGCGACCGCGCCGCGCTCAAGCGCAACATCGACGGCGGCGACGTCGCCGGTGCCGCGATGTTCCTGCTCTCGGACTGGAGCAAGGGCGTCAGCGGGGAAGTGATCTACGTCGACGGCGGCTACAGACCGATGGGCATGTAACAGGCCGTGTTCGCGGCGCAGGGCACACGGGCCAGGCAAGCCCTGCCCGCTCGGCCTACGTCGCGACGCGCCACTGTTCGGTGCGCAGATGCTCGGCGGGCACGCCGAGCTGCGACAACTGGTGTGACAGGTCGTCGACCATCGACGGCGGTCCGCACAGGAACGACAACGGCGTGGCCGGCGTCGTGAATCGACGCAGGAGCGCGGCGTCGATGCGCCCCACCCGGCCGTGCCAGTCGGTCAGCGCGTGGCGGGTCACCGTGACGATGGCATCGCCGCCATGCGTGTCGTGCCACTGCGCGAGCTCGTCGGCGTAGGCCACGTCGGCCAACTCCTTCACCGAATAAATCAGATGCCGTGGCGCGCGATGGCCCCGTGCGCGGGCTTCACGTGCGAGCGACCGCAGCGGCGCGAGACCCGTGCCGCCGGCGATGAGCAGCATCGGCGTGTCCGGCAGCACCTCGGGCAGCAGGAACTCCCCGAACGGTCCTTCGAAGTCGATGCGCGCACCGACGGTCACGCCATCGAGATGCCTCCCGAGGCCGCCGCCTGGCTGCGTGCGTACGAGGAACTCGATCGTGCCTTCGGTTGACGTGTCTGACGGTGCTGACGCGATCGAGTACGGACGCCTGTCGCGCTGGCCGTGCAGGCCGATCGCCGCGGCCTGTCCTGCCTCGTAAGCGAACGGGATGCCGTCGAGATCGAGCACGAGCCGCCGCGCGCCCGGCGGCGTGTCGACGAGCGCGCGAACCCTGAGCGTGAGCGCGTCAGGCACCTGGCCTCTGCTTGTAGTAGTCGGTCTGACAGGCCTCGATGAGCGCCTTCATGCGGAGCGCATCCTTCTTCCGATGGCCGGCGCAGCGGATCGGATTGACACCGCCGGTGGTCTCGATGAACACGTCCGAGAAGAACATGTTGGTGTCGATCCGTACCGACGCGACGTGCGCCATGTGGATCGAGTGTTCGAGTCTGCCCACCCACTGCGGCGTGTAGTGCACCACGCTGGTCGGCGTGATGTGCACCTGCACGGGGAGCAGCCGGTTGCCCGCGCTCAGCCGGCTTGCGCGGAACACGTCTCCCGCGGCAAACGGCCGGCCCTTGCGCCAGATGACGAAGGCGCCGACGGCCGCCACGCCCACCAGGCACCCCACCAGCATTGCCACGAGTCCCGACGCCGTCAGCACCCCGGCAGGATACCGCAGCATCGCCGGCAGATCGCCGCGCATGCTCCTGCATTCCCGCCGTCCGGTTTCGACGTCCGGCATTCGGTACCGCTCCGTTCTTCCGTTCCTGCCCTCTCGTGCGTATCACCGGGGGGCGTGATGACCGAGCGACGAATGGGGCGATGGTGGATGACGGCCGGAGCATGCGGCCTGCTGGCGGTGGGGTCGTGGGGTGGACGTGCGATGGCGCCAGGGGCGCTGCGTGCCTCGTCGGATGTGGAGACGCGTCCCGCGGCCACGGTCGGGAGCGGGCGCGCGCTGCCGACGCAGGAGGCGCTGATGCAGATGGCTGCCGCGCCGCTGCACTTCGAACGCAACCGTGGCCAGGCACCTGCTGACGCGACATTCGTCGCGCGCGGTGCCGGATACACCGTGCTGTTGTCGGGCTCGGCGACGACCCTCCTGCTCGAGACTCGAGACGCCGGTTCTCCGGACGACGGACGTTCGCGCTCCACCGTCGTGCGCACGCGACTGGTCGGGGCCGACACACCCGCCTCGGTCGACGGTGAGGCGGTACTTCCCGGTACGGTCAACTACTTCCGCGGCAACGATCCCGCGCGGTGGCAGCGCGACGTCCCGACCTTCGAACGCGTCCGCGCCGAGGCCGTGTATCCCGGAATCGACGTCGTGTACTACGGCAACCAGCGGCAGTTGCAGTATGACTTCCGCCTGGCCGCGGGTGCGCGTCCCGACCGGATCGGGCTGGCATTCGACGGTGTCGACGATATGTCGATCGACGCCAGCGGCGATCTGGTGCTGCGCGTTGGCGAGCAGGAACTGCGCCAGGAGCAGCCGTTCACGTACCAGGACGGTCCAGGCGGCCGCGTCGAAATCGCAAGCCGATTCGTGATGACCGGGCCCAACCAGATCGGGTTCGAGGTCGGCGACTACGACAGGCATCTGCCTCTGGTCATCGGTCCCGTCGTCACGTACTCCAGTTACTTCGGCGGCGACAGCGAGGAGATCCCGTTCGACGTGGCTGTTGGCCCTGACGGCAGCGTGTACGTCACGGGTGTCACGAGCGATCTCGCAGCGTTTCCCACCGTCAACGCGTTCCAGCCGACGAGCGGCTCGCAACCCGACGCGTTCGTGACCAGATTCCAGCCCAACGGCAACTCGCTCGCGATCGTGTACTCGACGTACCTCGGAGGGAGCGGAATCGAGAACGTCGTCAGTGGCGTTGGTCACACGGGTGACGTGGCGGTCGACGCCGCAGGGACGGCGCATGTCACCGGCGTCACGCGGTCCGCCGACTTCCCGGTGACACCAGGCGCGCACGACACGACGTTCGGCGGCCCCAACCAGTCCGACGCGTTCTACACACGTATCAGCAGCACGGGACAACTGCTGTACTCAACGTACGTCGGAGGTATTGCCACCGACGCGGGGTTCGGCGTGGCACTCGGCCCGGGCGGCGTCGCGTATGTCGTCGGCTACACGGCATCGGATGCCGTCACCGAACAGGCGCCGGTCACCAGCAACGCCTACGACCAGATCATGGACGGAGGCAGCGATGCGTTCGTCGCCAGGTTCACGGCCGCCGGTGTCCTCGACTACTTCACCTACCTCGGCGGCACCGGAGGCGAAGCGTCGTTCTACACAGGGGCCATCGCCGTGGACCAGGCTGGCTACGTCTACGTCGCTACCGACAGCAGCAGTTCGAACAACTACCTGCCGGCCAACGGGTTCGACACCACGGTCGGCAATCTGTCTGCCGGCGGATTCTTCGTCACGCTCGATACGACGCGCATCGGCGCCGCACAGTTGCTCTACTCCACCTACATCACCGGCACGAACGGCCAGCTCTGGCCCTATGGGGTGGCGGTCAACAGCGCGGGCATCGCCTACATCGTCGGCGAGACGAGCACGAGCATCGGCTTCCCGATCAAGAACGCCGTGCAGCCCACTTACGTCGGTGGCAATCGCGATGGCTGGCTGATGAAGATCGATACGACGAAGACGGGCACCGATTCGCTCCTGTTCTCGACGTATCTCGGCGGCGATCAATCGGACGTCGCGCACGACGTTGCCATCGACCACCTCGGACGCGCCGTCGTCGCCGGGACGACGTTCTCGAGCGGAACCGGTGTCGTGGTCAAGTTCCCGCTCGTCCAGCAGGTGGCCAGTTGTCCGACGTTCGTGCGCATCTCGCCCTTCGTCACGATCTTCAAGGCCGATGGATCCGGGTACGACCTGTCGTCGTGCTACGTCGACAGCTATGTGTTCTACGGCGTCGCGACAGGACCCAATGGCGAAATCTGGCTCGTCGGCAACACCAACGACAACCTCACCAACCCGCCGACGACGGGCGGCGTGCCCATGGTGAACGCCGAGCAGGGGACGTACGGGCGCGACTTCCCCGGTTCCGGCGGCGACATGGACGCGCTCGTCGTCCGCCTGTCGCCATCCACGGATCTCGCGATTGCCAAGGCCGCTGCGCCCAATCCCGTCCTGCCAGGCGGCACGCTCACATACACGCTCACGGTCACCAACGCGGGCGGCGAGACGGCCTCGAGCGTCCAGGTCGCCGATACGTTGCCCGCGACGACAACGTATGCGTCGTGCGTGGCCACCAACGGCGGCGTGTGCGGCGGCAGCGGCAATGCCAGGACGGTCACCTACGCGACGTTGGCCGCCGGCGCGTCGTCCACCATCACGATCGCGGCGACCGTCAACGCCAGCGTCGGCGCCGGCGCGACGATCAGCAACACGGCGACGGTGAGCAGTGCGATGCATGACCCGGTGCTGGCCAACAACACGGCGACGGCTGAGGTCTCGACACCCACCCTCGATCCCGCGGGAGACGCCGATGGCGACGGGCTGACCAACGAGTTCGAGACGCGGTACGGCCTGAATCCGTTCTCCGGCGGTTCGGGCCATGGTCCCGGTGACGACCCTGATGGCGACGGCCGCACCAACACCCAGGAACAGGCAGACGGCACGCATCCACGCGGGTTCGTGATCACCTACCTGGCCGAAGGCGCGACCGGGCCCTTCTTCGATACACGGCTGGCCATCGCCAATCCGACCTCGTCGCCGGCGCTCGTGCTGACGCGCTTCCAGAAAGGCGACGGGACGACGATTCGTGACTACCGCATCGTGCCGGCGATGCAGCGCGCGACGATTGACGTGGAGACGCTGGCGGGGCTCGACGCGGCGGAGTTCTCGACGCTGATCGAAGCCGACGTCCAGGTGGTGGCCGACCGCACCATGACGTGGGACGACACGGGGTACGGCAGCCACGCCGAGCGCGGCATCCTGACGCGGACGGCGACGAAGTGGTATTTCGCCGAAGGCGCCACGTTCGACAGGTTCAACCTGTTCTACCTGATTCAGAACCCGAATACGCAGGCCGCGCAGGTGCGCGTCACCTATCTCCTGCCGTCCGGCAATCCGCTCGTCAAGGACTACGTGGTGGCACCGCAGAGCCGATTCAACATCTGGGTGGACAGCGAAGGCCGGAACGATCCGGCGCTCGCGCCACTGGCCAGTGCTGAGCTGTCGGCGATCGTCGAGTCCACCAACGGCGTCCCGATCATCGCCGAACGCGCGATGTATCTCGATCAACCCGGCCGCCCGCTCGGCGCAGGGCATGAGAGTGCCGGCATCACCGCCCCATCCACGCAGTGGTTCCTGGCCGAAGGCGCCACCGGGAGCTACTTCGACATGTTCATCCTGATCGCCAACCCGGAACCCACCGACGCGACAGTGCAGGCCGACTTCCTGCTCGGTACCGGCCAGGTCCTCACGAAGACGTACACCGTGGCGGGCAGGAGCCGGTTCAACATCTGGGTCGATCGCGAGGATCCGCTGCTTGCCGACGCGGCGCTGTCCACGCGCATCACGTCCACCAACGGCGTGCCGCTCATCGTCGAGCGCGCGATGTGGTGGCCTGGCCCGACGTCGGCGACGTGGCAGGAGGCACACAACAGTCCCGGAGAGACCACGACGGGCACGCGATGGGCGATGGCTGAAGGTGAAGTCGGCGGCGCACGCAAGACGGCGACCTACGTGCTGATCGCCAACACGTCACCCTTCGCGGGCATGGCTCGCGCCACGGTGCTGTTCGAGGACGGCAGCGCGCCGATCGCGAAGGTCTTCCCGCTCGTCGCCAACAGCCGGGCGAACGTGACGCCGGCGGTGGACTTCCCGGAAACGGCAGGCAAGCGCTTCGGCATGCTGATCGAGAGCATCGGCGCGACACCGGCACAGATCGTTGTCGAGCGCGCCATGTATTCGGATGCCGGCGGTGTGCGCTGGGCAGCGGGCACGAACGCGCTGGCGACCAAACTGCAATAGCACGCGGGAGAGCCTGACGCGACGTGTCAGTCGGGCTCTCCGATCAGCGCGAAGCCGGCCCAGAACACGGGATGCTCGGGAATGACCACGACGCCAGCCGGCGTCGTGGCGTGCACGCGGCCGGCGCGCAGATCGCGCAGCAGACCGAGTTGCGCGTTTCGCAGGGCGCGGCTCTTCGAGGCGCCCGCGAGCCAGTGCCGATAGAACGCAGGCAGCAGCCGATTCGTCGGTTGGTCGGCCACGTCCCAGAGGCTGGCGACGACCGAAGCGCTTCCCGCGTAGATGAAGGCGCGTGCGAACGTCGAGATGCCGTCGCCCGGCATGAGGCCGCCTGCCGACCGGCATGCGCTCAGCACGACGAGGTCGGCGTGGAGATCGAGAGCGTAGACCTCCCGTGCCGTGAGGAGGCCGTTGGCGCCATCGCCTGGCGCTGACGAGGGTGCAAGCGCGAGATAGGACTGGAGCGGATCCTGCTCGCTCACGACGGCGTGCGTTGCGAAGTGCAGCACGGCCTTGCCGGCGACGGTGTCGCGGAGTGCGGCTTCGGTCGCTTCATGCGCCGCAAGGACGGTGGCCCGACCGCCGGGCATCACGCGCGCGATCGTCGCGACCTCGTGGCGCGCGCCGGGCAAACGCGGCAGCGGGCGATCGAGCGTCGGCAGGCGAGGAAGGACGGGGTCGGCGACGAGCAGGGCCGCACCCGTCCGTGCATCATGCCGTCTCTGACGTGCGGTGAAAGGCAGCACCGCGCCGGCCGGCGCGTAGTGGATGGCGTGGTCTTCCAGCAGATAGCGGCCGTTGGGACCCTGCAACGCCGCGAAGCTGACACCCAGCAACGGCCCGTGCGCCACGATCGTCAACAACGATCCCGGC is from Acidobacteriota bacterium and encodes:
- the argB gene encoding acetylglutamate kinase; this translates as MSTAPVLVKFGGELVETPERIAAVGEALVTIAAQGPLVVVHGGGREIDAELARRGVAKRSVDGLRITDARTLDAVVAVLAGTINTRLVAHLVGLGLKAVGLTGVDAALARSTRVAAHVTAAGEQVDLELVGEPDATADANVVSHLVAGGYVPVIASLGVSAGDGVLNVNADTLAAHVAAAIGARELLLVGGTAGVLDGAGQTIASLTPAQADALMQDGTASAGMIAKLRAATTAHARGVATVTIVDGRTAPSIVERRGTSIR
- the argC gene encoding N-acetyl-gamma-glutamyl-phosphate reductase codes for the protein MTEGTQRIGVGVVGATGYGGQELVRLLARHPAADLKVALGSSQADQPRTLPGLARIWDGQVTAYSPDALAGCDVVFLGTPEAFAATSATELLARGHRVIDMSGAFRLKDPALRSRFYPSTPDPMPDGTVYSLPEFDAALLPSARLVSCPGCYPTAALLSLLPLTQANLLQGDVIVDAKSGVSGAGKGASERTHFSENHGSVAAYALFGHRHTPEMEQALGLRVTFTPHLVPLDRGILSTTYARLTPGVTAAQVQEAMTAAYADAFFVRLTGDRLPEIKHVAHTNFCDIGWKVDEVTGRLIVVAVLDNLLKGAAGQAVQQFNLMYGLPIEEGLL
- the argR gene encoding arginine repressor; this translates as MMKGTRHGVIRDVIQRESITSQEMLRQRLRAEGVEVTQATLSRDLREMGVVKRASDGAYQRLVAGSLSAGDAIGALQRTTAEFLLRVDRSEQLVVLRTDSGQAALLAIAIDRAALTEVLGTVAGDDTILVICRGAEAAEAFLQRLETWRSGASLRVAAFR
- a CDS encoding argininosuccinate synthase, which encodes MTQQRVVLAHAGDAATLCAIPWLAREAEVVTVTVDVGQGESLLAVRERALEAGAVRAHVLDARDAFAQDAVLPALRAGAIGFDGDPHAAVLALPIVASQVAIVAAMEQADALAHGGSGQAAARMSRLLAAVSRIPVLPGVETMPVDARQAAVRVLQLDTEAGPVARATLWGRSIAVDGSLDAPLDEAKFSQTRAALRASEAPATVEIGFDAGTPRRVNGVTMSLVELLSSLDTIAAAHGVGRVDVLVPEGNGVRREVAEAPAATVLQIAFRELESLTMPWSLRTLRRRLAETYVDLLRTGDWHGATRDAIDALADRALRHATATIRLRFYKGSVQVVGRNAE
- the argH gene encoding argininosuccinate lyase, whose product is MSNLWSGRFASAPDQDVFAFGASFAFDRRLFDDDVEGSRAWSEALLRAGVLSADEQRALDEALTALREAAAADPAFVSGDDEDVHAFVERQLVARVGATGKRLHTGRSRNEQVSLDLRLYLRRRIRDLQRRLLSLVEAFCARAAEAGDAPLPAYTHLRRAQPVLEAHYWLAHASAFRRACERFDAVYAEADALPLGSGAIAGNSFPIDVEFLRTRLGFSRVVANSMDTVADRDFVSSFLHACALVMIHVSRLAEDVIVYGSEEFGFFELDDSVTTGSSLMPQKKNPDPMELVRGKTGRVIGRHTGWLVSMKGLPSGYNKDLQEDKEAVFDTEDTVAGSLMSCEAVVRTLRVRRDVTQRAAGGFMLATDVADYLVRKGLPFRDAHELVGGMVRTLIEQRRDIESLTPDDWRSFSPLFADDVVETVTPLASIGARRTPQSTAPAAVAARLAEMQEWIARQG
- a CDS encoding enoyl-ACP reductase, with product MSDFSGRTGLIVGVANKRSLAWAIAQQVDAAGARLVLTYQNDRLKENVDELAAQLTTPPILLPCDVSRDEDLVSLVEALDTHVDGLDFVVHGASFAPREALSAPFVETSREAFRMALDISAYSLVALARATAPLMVRKGGGSIVTLSYLGSDRVFPNYNVMGVAKAALESSVRYLAADLGPQNIRVNTISAGPVKTLAASGISGFSGILQVYRDRAALKRNIDGGDVAGAAMFLLSDWSKGVSGEVIYVDGGYRPMGM